In Plantibacter sp. PA-3-X8, one DNA window encodes the following:
- a CDS encoding response regulator transcription factor, producing MRILIAEDSALLREALIALLERLGHTVVGAAETAPQLEEAYARLDSAPDIIITDVRMPPGNKDDGLRAALRIREQHPHQPILVLSQYLADMNARRLLTLPEGAVGYLLKDRINRVRDFAGALQNIASGGTTIDPHVVQHLLSSAHPGPLDTLTPRETEVLILMADGQSNAAIAEKLVLSDPAVGKHVGRIFQKLGLSPVDENRRVKAVLTYLQASRTP from the coding sequence ATGCGAATACTGATCGCTGAGGACTCAGCGCTACTGCGTGAAGCACTCATCGCTCTGCTCGAGCGGCTGGGCCACACGGTGGTGGGCGCCGCCGAGACGGCACCCCAGCTGGAGGAAGCGTACGCGCGACTGGACAGTGCTCCCGACATCATCATCACCGACGTCCGCATGCCACCCGGGAACAAGGACGACGGCCTGCGGGCCGCCCTTCGCATCCGGGAGCAGCACCCGCACCAGCCGATCCTCGTCCTTTCGCAGTACCTCGCGGACATGAACGCCCGCCGTCTCCTCACACTGCCCGAAGGGGCCGTCGGGTATCTGCTCAAGGACCGCATCAACCGGGTGCGTGACTTCGCCGGCGCACTGCAGAACATCGCCAGCGGGGGGACGACTATCGACCCTCATGTGGTCCAGCACCTCCTCAGCAGCGCACACCCCGGCCCGTTGGATACGCTCACGCCACGGGAGACCGAAGTCCTCATTCTCATGGCGGACGGCCAATCAAACGCCGCCATCGCCGAGAAGCTCGTGCTCAGCGACCCCGCGGTCGGCAAGCACGTCGGACGCATCTTCCAGAAGCTCGGCCTGAGCCCCGTAGATGAGAACCGGCGTGTGAAAGCAGTGCTCACGTACCTGCAAGCATCACGTACCCCCTGA
- the lanKC gene encoding class III lanthionine synthetase LanKC, which yields MLRLQHCTPGEAYYEQSTTAASGRHFSHPAPPTWSLSKFGPWATLHPDDGGVLPRQGWKVHVSTRPEQARDALRIVGDICVERGVPFKYLSDETELRRTSMKYANRGSAGKFITVFPRTDEEFCELLPLFDEALRGFDGPYILSDVKFGESPVYFRYGAFFLDRFEHADGSAGYAIQSPDGEKVHDSRAAVFTLPSFVDPPALIRELVEERLSPTPGVLQELLHPYVVRSSLHFSNAGGVYLADAGSSQVVLKEARRWSAYSSDSADATSRLRSEHRALKQLASVGAVVNAIEYRVIGEHEFLVEEYIPGLTLQSWAASNYPFSTEETVLADYAARALPLARQVITAVDQIHDAGWSILDLQPKNILVDGDRVRLIDLEAAREMDASAVGSIGTPGFIPHAQTSNRDRDRYALAAVVLHLFWPSLAGAFDPSVLTYRAQKVAEQFPEDVANVVNTLVDAVPPDAMATSHPYRHATGLALTPGRQVLEQVCNGIEGTRRDGPRRFPGDATQFADGASALLNIETGAAGVILMLARAGRDVTQDHRWLSARLREVDDIPFHGLLRGTVGIAAALAQLGDTASAEVILAAGEVSADPGHDLSVRSGLAGTILALCDAAFADTDSARDMRDRYASLLAARVTGGGDLRSPHSETGNTIGLFDGWSGVGMVCRRLAEVTGDASWDHLMHLCFQRELQQLTEADNGTLRVDYSRVSYGYLSEGAAGIAFTLAQCAPTHYRDEIARLAQTVDGIISMNGGLFRGTAGIACALLSAPLSYGGSERVRLMSFTAENFLFHGSDPDALVMLGDNGYHLSADYSTGAAGYVGALLALFEENPDDWFPVTLPRPLDDDMEGGEHNERIAFFAGPVERVRA from the coding sequence ATGCTGCGGTTGCAGCACTGCACGCCCGGCGAGGCGTACTACGAACAGTCGACCACCGCTGCATCGGGTCGCCACTTCTCACACCCCGCGCCCCCCACCTGGTCGCTCTCGAAGTTCGGCCCATGGGCGACGCTTCACCCGGACGATGGTGGCGTTCTCCCGCGCCAGGGGTGGAAGGTACACGTCAGCACTCGCCCGGAGCAGGCGCGAGACGCGCTCCGCATCGTCGGCGACATCTGCGTCGAGCGTGGTGTCCCCTTCAAGTACCTCTCTGACGAGACCGAACTGCGCCGAACCAGCATGAAGTACGCCAACCGTGGGTCGGCAGGCAAGTTCATCACTGTCTTCCCCCGCACCGATGAAGAATTTTGCGAACTCCTGCCACTGTTCGATGAGGCTCTTCGCGGATTCGACGGCCCATACATTCTGTCGGATGTGAAGTTCGGCGAGAGTCCCGTCTACTTCCGTTACGGCGCCTTCTTCCTGGACCGCTTCGAGCATGCGGACGGTTCGGCGGGCTACGCCATTCAGAGCCCAGACGGAGAGAAAGTCCACGACAGTCGCGCCGCCGTCTTCACGCTGCCGAGCTTCGTTGATCCCCCGGCCCTGATTCGTGAACTTGTCGAGGAGCGACTCAGTCCGACGCCGGGGGTGTTGCAAGAACTTCTGCATCCGTACGTCGTGCGCTCCAGCTTGCATTTCAGCAATGCCGGCGGTGTGTACCTTGCTGACGCCGGATCGAGTCAGGTGGTCTTGAAGGAGGCGCGGCGATGGTCGGCGTACAGCTCGGACTCCGCCGACGCGACCTCGCGGCTGCGGAGTGAACACCGGGCTCTGAAGCAGCTCGCCAGCGTGGGCGCCGTCGTCAATGCCATCGAGTACCGGGTTATCGGCGAGCATGAGTTTCTCGTCGAGGAGTACATTCCCGGGCTCACGCTCCAGTCCTGGGCAGCCAGCAACTATCCGTTCAGCACGGAGGAGACTGTCCTCGCCGACTACGCTGCACGAGCTCTGCCACTCGCCCGGCAGGTGATCACCGCGGTCGATCAGATTCATGATGCAGGCTGGAGCATTCTCGACCTGCAGCCGAAGAACATCCTGGTCGACGGCGACCGTGTCCGACTCATCGACCTCGAAGCCGCCCGTGAGATGGATGCCTCCGCGGTCGGCAGTATCGGCACCCCGGGCTTCATACCCCACGCGCAGACTTCGAACCGTGACCGCGACAGGTACGCGCTCGCTGCCGTTGTCCTGCACTTGTTCTGGCCGTCGCTGGCCGGGGCGTTCGACCCGTCCGTGCTGACCTACCGGGCACAGAAGGTTGCGGAGCAATTCCCGGAAGACGTCGCGAACGTCGTCAACACCTTGGTCGACGCTGTGCCCCCGGACGCGATGGCAACGTCGCACCCGTACCGCCACGCCACAGGCCTTGCTCTGACTCCAGGTAGACAAGTCTTGGAGCAGGTGTGCAACGGCATCGAAGGAACCCGACGTGACGGACCCCGCCGATTCCCCGGGGACGCGACACAGTTCGCAGACGGAGCCAGCGCCTTGCTGAACATCGAGACGGGAGCCGCAGGCGTGATCCTCATGCTCGCAAGAGCCGGCCGCGACGTCACGCAGGACCACAGGTGGTTGAGCGCGCGCCTTCGAGAAGTGGACGACATTCCGTTTCACGGTCTCCTCCGCGGAACCGTGGGCATCGCGGCCGCACTCGCCCAGCTCGGCGACACCGCAAGTGCCGAAGTGATCCTCGCGGCTGGAGAGGTAAGCGCCGACCCCGGACATGACCTATCCGTGCGGAGTGGCTTGGCAGGCACGATCCTCGCTCTGTGCGATGCTGCCTTCGCGGACACAGACTCCGCTCGCGACATGCGCGACCGATACGCCTCGTTGCTCGCCGCCCGTGTCACAGGCGGAGGGGACCTCCGTAGCCCTCACTCGGAAACCGGTAACACCATCGGGTTGTTCGACGGGTGGTCGGGTGTCGGAATGGTCTGCCGCCGGCTCGCGGAAGTCACCGGGGACGCCTCCTGGGATCACCTGATGCACCTCTGCTTCCAGCGCGAGCTGCAGCAGCTCACCGAAGCGGACAACGGGACCCTTCGTGTGGACTACTCGCGTGTCTCCTACGGCTACCTGTCGGAGGGTGCCGCGGGGATCGCGTTCACTCTCGCACAGTGCGCGCCGACCCACTACCGGGACGAGATCGCACGACTCGCTCAGACGGTCGACGGCATCATCAGCATGAACGGCGGCCTGTTTCGGGGGACTGCTGGCATCGCCTGCGCACTCCTGTCCGCTCCGCTCTCTTATGGGGGCAGCGAACGGGTCCGGTTGATGTCTTTCACCGCCGAGAACTTCCTCTTCCATGGGAGCGACCCTGACGCGCTGGTGATGCTCGGAGACAACGGATACCACCTCTCCGCGGACTACTCCACGGGAGCTGCCGGCTACGTCGGCGCGCTCCTCGCCTTATTCGAAGAGAACCCGGACGACTGGTTCCCGGTGACTCTTCCCAGACCACTTGACGATGACATGGAAGGAGGTGAACACAATGAGCGCATTGCTTTCTTTGCAGGGCCTGTCGAACGAGTCCGGGCCTGA
- a CDS encoding FHA domain-containing protein: MSELTLLVLRIGFLLLLWTFVFGIVYALRTDLFGPRVRKPQQQSSNGAPATPPQPMRAATAPAPSRPATGGSSGTPPRATVDNTSRLVIVSGPKQGTELPLGREPITIGRSADSGLIIRDDYTSTHHARLMLWNDEWMVQDLDSTNGTFLAGKRVSVPTQIPLDTPVKVGQTSFELRR; encoded by the coding sequence GTGAGCGAACTGACCCTGCTGGTCCTCCGCATCGGCTTCCTGCTCCTGCTCTGGACGTTCGTCTTCGGCATCGTCTACGCCCTCCGCACCGACCTCTTCGGACCACGTGTCCGGAAGCCGCAGCAGCAGTCGTCGAACGGAGCCCCGGCCACACCGCCGCAGCCGATGCGCGCCGCGACCGCCCCGGCCCCCAGTCGGCCCGCCACCGGCGGATCGAGCGGCACCCCTCCGCGCGCCACGGTCGACAACACCTCGCGCCTCGTCATCGTGTCCGGGCCCAAGCAGGGCACCGAGCTCCCCCTCGGCCGCGAGCCGATCACCATCGGCCGCTCAGCGGACTCCGGCCTCATCATCCGCGACGACTACACGTCCACGCATCACGCGCGCCTCATGCTCTGGAACGACGAGTGGATGGTCCAGGACCTCGACTCCACCAACGGCACCTTCCTCGCCGGCAAGCGCGTGAGCGTCCCGACGCAGATCCCACTCGACACCCCCGTCAAGGTCGGCCAGACCAGTTTCGAGTTGCGGCGGTAA
- a CDS encoding ABC transporter permease, with translation MVLFTGLASGQAVRIDSMSEFDARVVRAAVSASQGILQVMCFTTVVIALVLVYLGFRNMLALRRRELGQLRLAGASVLRVRVMVTGEAFVFATLVVIPSVLIGGLLAHPFYLLLQAVGVFGKTLRVDFGFPVLTLALVAGGMILCSMVAAWLSLRSKQTNDVLAALEASATGTQGEKMSATRIVIAAASVVGLAAFLIFMPDTGSENPVASIIVPLLIIFPLGALAPVLVPVVARALGWLLRPLIGGSGVLVAQRASRDSQRFASNVLPLLILMGVMGGFAIGAGPDQATMQDDYHSKLDADLIVEPSSVKDADTVTGDIGNMQGVNAVVRSAATTRLIEQGRADGTFLTVFNFVDLDAYQDVFETDVTTGDFDSAGGAAVVSTRESDKVGDTVTVEAPSGTTATLTVAAVITSRIYTGLLVDWQMLQTLDPEVWDIRVFVSADSAAVSDITARVDDLAPTMTKDEFIQTRVELRQSNAATGNIALFGTIYGLAIVAMIQGLTASVMNRRGEFRLLSLLGISRARTIGTLLSEALVLIVSSGVLLAGAFAFIAWRYLAQDPTKMATAVGAIPWGDIALTFVGMGLLFTATVFIAAVVATRNTQR, from the coding sequence ATGGTGTTGTTCACCGGCCTTGCAAGCGGGCAGGCGGTCCGGATCGATTCGATGTCGGAGTTCGATGCCCGCGTCGTTCGGGCTGCTGTCAGCGCATCGCAGGGCATCCTGCAGGTCATGTGCTTCACCACGGTGGTGATCGCACTCGTGCTGGTCTACTTGGGCTTCCGGAACATGCTCGCCTTGCGGCGCAGAGAACTCGGCCAGCTTCGTCTCGCAGGAGCGAGTGTGTTGCGCGTTCGCGTGATGGTTACCGGTGAGGCGTTCGTCTTCGCCACGTTGGTCGTGATCCCGAGTGTCCTCATCGGTGGGCTGCTCGCCCACCCCTTCTATCTCCTGCTCCAGGCCGTGGGCGTGTTCGGGAAGACTCTGCGGGTGGATTTCGGTTTCCCGGTCCTCACTCTGGCCCTGGTCGCGGGAGGGATGATCCTCTGCTCTATGGTCGCCGCGTGGTTGAGCCTTCGCTCCAAGCAGACCAACGATGTTCTCGCCGCTCTCGAGGCGTCTGCGACGGGCACACAGGGCGAGAAGATGAGCGCGACTCGTATCGTCATCGCAGCCGCGTCCGTCGTCGGGCTCGCCGCATTCCTCATTTTCATGCCGGACACCGGGAGCGAGAACCCTGTCGCCTCAATCATCGTCCCGCTGCTGATCATCTTCCCCCTCGGCGCACTTGCACCAGTCCTCGTTCCGGTGGTCGCGCGAGCGTTGGGCTGGCTCCTCAGGCCCCTGATCGGCGGCTCGGGTGTCCTCGTCGCGCAGCGCGCCTCCCGAGACTCGCAACGGTTCGCATCCAACGTCCTCCCGCTGCTCATCCTGATGGGCGTCATGGGCGGGTTCGCCATCGGTGCAGGGCCTGATCAGGCGACCATGCAGGATGACTATCACTCCAAGCTGGATGCTGACCTCATCGTCGAGCCGTCATCCGTCAAGGATGCCGACACCGTCACCGGCGACATCGGGAATATGCAGGGCGTGAACGCGGTGGTACGTTCCGCAGCAACTACCCGGCTCATCGAACAGGGGCGCGCGGACGGCACCTTCCTCACCGTTTTCAACTTCGTAGACCTCGACGCTTACCAGGACGTCTTCGAGACGGACGTGACAACAGGCGACTTCGACAGCGCCGGTGGCGCGGCCGTCGTCTCCACACGGGAGAGCGACAAGGTCGGAGACACCGTCACGGTCGAGGCACCGAGCGGAACCACGGCCACCCTCACCGTCGCCGCCGTCATCACCTCCCGGATCTACACCGGACTCCTCGTCGACTGGCAGATGCTGCAGACCCTGGACCCGGAGGTGTGGGACATCCGTGTGTTCGTGAGTGCGGACTCCGCCGCCGTCTCCGACATCACCGCGCGGGTCGACGACCTCGCGCCGACGATGACGAAAGACGAGTTCATCCAGACGCGTGTCGAGCTTCGCCAGAGCAACGCCGCCACCGGAAACATCGCCTTGTTCGGCACCATCTATGGTCTCGCCATCGTCGCCATGATCCAAGGTCTCACCGCGTCCGTCATGAATCGCCGGGGCGAGTTCCGACTCCTGAGCCTTCTCGGGATATCCCGCGCTCGGACGATAGGCACACTGCTCTCAGAAGCCCTCGTTCTCATCGTGTCCAGTGGTGTGCTGCTTGCCGGCGCGTTCGCCTTCATTGCATGGCGATATCTCGCGCAAGACCCGACGAAGATGGCCACCGCTGTCGGCGCCATTCCATGGGGCGACATCGCTCTCACGTTTGTGGGTATGGGTCTACTTTTCACCGCCACAGTTTTCATCGCCGCAGTGGTCGCGACCAGGAACACCCAGCGATGA
- a CDS encoding Stp1/IreP family PP2C-type Ser/Thr phosphatase: MTTSGAGAALSHVGKVRSNNQDSGYSGHHLFVVADGMGGHAGGDVASAMALNRIIEADEPYPSSEAAEATLQSAILAANSILGDTVSKHRELTGMGTTVSALAVIGNEVAIAHIGDSRIYLFREGELSQITVDHTFVQRLVDSGRITAEEAMVHPRRSVLMRVLGDVDASPEIDTMTLGTQPGDRWILCSDGLSGVVDETHITATLTEKLSAQRTAEKLVRQSLDRGAPDNVTVVVVDIVDEPVSDGEPVVVGSASKPVAFALTPSVKKPSLIPNSWLHPGRVTSLGNSHFEPASEDYLDELIEEDERRARRRRITWLVGLIVVIVAIVGGVVLGYAWTQTRYFVGGDDDTVVIYQGIQQDVGPIKLSNVKEDTGIPLGSLSDFDRQAVDQTISASSFTEALDIVKRLRVTDDQ, encoded by the coding sequence GTGACGACCAGCGGCGCCGGCGCAGCGCTCTCCCACGTGGGTAAAGTGCGCTCAAACAACCAGGATTCCGGCTACTCCGGGCACCACCTGTTCGTCGTCGCCGACGGCATGGGCGGCCACGCCGGCGGTGACGTCGCCTCGGCGATGGCACTCAACCGCATCATCGAAGCCGACGAACCGTACCCGTCCTCCGAAGCCGCTGAGGCGACGCTCCAGTCGGCGATCCTCGCGGCGAACTCCATCCTGGGCGACACGGTCTCGAAGCACCGCGAGCTGACCGGCATGGGCACCACGGTCTCCGCGCTCGCGGTCATCGGCAACGAGGTCGCCATCGCCCACATCGGCGACTCCCGGATCTACCTCTTCCGTGAGGGCGAGCTCAGCCAGATCACGGTCGACCACACGTTCGTCCAGCGTCTCGTGGACTCCGGCCGGATCACGGCGGAGGAGGCGATGGTCCATCCCCGCCGATCCGTGCTGATGCGCGTCCTCGGCGACGTCGACGCCTCCCCCGAGATCGACACGATGACGCTCGGAACGCAGCCGGGTGACCGCTGGATCCTCTGCTCGGACGGTCTCTCGGGCGTGGTCGACGAGACGCACATCACGGCGACCCTCACCGAGAAGCTGTCGGCGCAGCGCACTGCCGAGAAGCTCGTCCGGCAGAGCCTGGACCGCGGTGCACCGGACAACGTCACCGTCGTGGTCGTCGACATCGTCGACGAGCCGGTGAGTGACGGCGAGCCCGTCGTCGTCGGTTCGGCCTCGAAGCCCGTGGCCTTCGCACTCACCCCGTCGGTGAAGAAGCCCTCACTCATCCCCAACAGCTGGCTGCACCCCGGTCGGGTCACCTCGCTCGGCAACTCCCACTTCGAGCCCGCCTCCGAGGACTACCTCGACGAGCTCATCGAAGAGGACGAGCGTCGCGCGAGACGTCGGCGCATCACCTGGCTCGTCGGTCTCATCGTGGTCATCGTCGCGATCGTCGGTGGTGTCGTGCTCGGGTACGCGTGGACCCAGACCCGGTACTTCGTCGGCGGCGACGACGACACGGTGGTCATCTACCAGGGCATCCAGCAGGACGTCGGCCCCATCAAACTCTCGAACGTCAAGGAGGACACCGGCATCCCGCTCGGCTCGCTCTCCGACTTCGACCGCCAGGCCGTCGACCAGACCATCAGCGCGTCCTCGTTCACCGAGGCCCTCGACATCGTGAAGCGACTGCGGGTGACCGATGACCAGTGA
- a CDS encoding DUF3662 and FHA domain-containing protein — translation MGILDNFEKGLERAVNGAFAKTFKSGLQPVEITSALRRELDTKAAVVSRDRILVPNKFTVRMSPTDFERMDAIGPSLIDELGSLVQKHAKSQGYSFPGAVTIKLSGDRSLPDGLVQIDSVNLKGSVTWAPVLDIGGKRYPITQARTVIGRGTEADITIPDTGTSRKHVEILWDGNAGQARDLGSTNGSKLNGQSFRQAALSPDSVIEIGRTRIVFRVVAKAGGSDRQMSDATRRHDVSSFGDSWGDGA, via the coding sequence GTGGGCATTCTGGACAACTTCGAGAAGGGACTCGAGCGCGCCGTCAACGGCGCCTTCGCGAAGACCTTCAAGTCCGGACTCCAGCCGGTCGAGATCACGAGCGCGCTCCGACGCGAGCTCGATACCAAGGCCGCCGTCGTCTCCCGCGACCGCATCCTCGTGCCGAACAAGTTCACCGTCCGCATGTCGCCCACCGACTTCGAGCGCATGGACGCCATCGGCCCCTCCCTCATCGACGAGCTCGGTTCGCTCGTCCAGAAGCACGCCAAGAGCCAGGGGTACTCCTTTCCGGGTGCCGTGACCATCAAGCTCTCCGGCGACCGCTCCCTCCCCGACGGCCTCGTGCAGATCGACAGCGTCAACCTCAAGGGCTCCGTCACCTGGGCACCCGTGCTCGATATCGGCGGTAAGCGCTACCCGATCACGCAGGCCCGCACGGTCATCGGCCGCGGTACCGAGGCTGACATCACGATCCCCGACACCGGCACCTCACGGAAGCACGTCGAGATCCTCTGGGACGGCAACGCCGGTCAGGCGCGCGACCTCGGCTCGACGAACGGCTCGAAGCTCAACGGCCAGTCCTTCCGCCAGGCGGCCCTCTCCCCCGACTCCGTCATCGAGATCGGCCGCACCAGGATCGTGTTCCGGGTGGTCGCCAAGGCCGGCGGATCCGATCGCCAGATGAGCGATGCGACCCGACGTCACGATGTGTCGTCTTTCGGCGACTCGTGGGGGGACGGCGCGTGA
- a CDS encoding ABC transporter ATP-binding protein, with the protein MLTATGLGHTFSNGRVETLALDGVSCTFEPGSFTAIMGPSGSGKSTLLYCLAGLIRASAGAVTFDATELTTAKQRQLDLLRRDEFGFIFQSFNLIDALTALQNVTLPSLFGGAAIPREQAVNALANVGLSEKVKSYPAELSGGQQQRVAIARALAQTRRVIFADEPTGALDRKSGFLVMDQLRRFRDVGTSVVMVTHDPQIAAYADRVLFLVDGRLVDTMDAPTAEAVSSRMTGLESAAR; encoded by the coding sequence ATGCTCACAGCAACCGGACTCGGGCACACGTTCTCGAACGGGCGGGTGGAGACGCTCGCGCTTGACGGTGTCAGCTGCACATTCGAGCCTGGTTCCTTCACCGCCATCATGGGCCCGTCTGGCTCCGGGAAGTCCACCCTCCTCTACTGCCTCGCCGGTCTCATCCGCGCGTCAGCGGGAGCCGTCACCTTCGACGCCACGGAACTGACCACCGCGAAGCAACGTCAGCTCGATCTTCTCCGACGTGACGAATTCGGTTTCATTTTTCAGAGCTTCAACCTCATCGATGCTCTGACAGCGTTGCAGAACGTCACACTGCCCTCCCTCTTTGGGGGAGCGGCGATACCGCGTGAGCAGGCCGTGAACGCCCTGGCCAACGTTGGGCTCTCTGAGAAGGTCAAGTCGTACCCGGCAGAGCTTTCCGGTGGGCAGCAGCAACGCGTGGCCATCGCACGCGCCCTCGCTCAGACCAGGCGCGTGATCTTCGCCGATGAACCGACTGGAGCGCTGGACCGCAAGAGCGGTTTCCTGGTGATGGACCAGCTTCGTCGGTTCCGGGACGTCGGCACTTCTGTTGTCATGGTCACTCATGATCCCCAGATCGCTGCATACGCCGACCGGGTCCTGTTCCTTGTCGACGGGCGACTCGTGGACACGATGGACGCCCCGACTGCGGAGGCCGTCAGCTCTCGCATGACGGGGCTGGAGAGCGCCGCGCGATGA
- a CDS encoding sensor histidine kinase: MTTASHVWKAMRLPPWRFVLSRWPWRALIYLMLSVLVGAALVPLVIFTFLLLPFWGLVLGSMERRRTRLLGFPVQMSDHATVDASERHHWINIRLTERATWREALALIWDLVCALLALIVLFFETITLLALGMVAAAGITGPTPTQFFGDAEGVMTPTNWWPVALITLVVLILFGYINACLATGQACVLRLLCGPKARGVDANIQRLINSRRALAESSDAERRRIERDLHDGVQQELIALGARLGMIGLEVDELAARGTDTTQLLRAVDEAQVQAEHAMTTLRDTVRGIHPSVLTDYGLRAALEELAERSDIRVTVEGNPRVHLPAAHETTVYYLVAEALTNIAKHASASSAVVATGTDGKTFIVTVTDNGTGGADKRNGTGLRGLTERAEALNGHLKVTSPAGGPTVLRMDLPLPEEGNALHANTDR; this comes from the coding sequence ATGACGACGGCGAGTCACGTGTGGAAGGCGATGAGGTTGCCCCCGTGGCGCTTCGTTCTCAGCCGCTGGCCGTGGCGGGCACTCATCTACCTGATGCTGAGTGTGCTCGTTGGAGCAGCTCTCGTCCCGCTTGTGATCTTCACATTCCTACTGTTGCCGTTCTGGGGTCTCGTCCTCGGATCCATGGAGCGCCGACGCACACGCCTTCTCGGGTTCCCCGTGCAGATGAGCGACCACGCCACGGTCGATGCCAGCGAGCGTCACCACTGGATCAACATCCGCCTCACAGAACGTGCGACGTGGCGCGAGGCACTGGCGCTCATCTGGGACCTTGTCTGCGCTCTCCTCGCACTCATCGTGCTGTTTTTCGAGACCATCACACTTCTGGCGCTCGGCATGGTCGCTGCCGCCGGTATCACCGGACCCACACCGACCCAGTTCTTCGGAGACGCCGAAGGGGTCATGACCCCCACAAACTGGTGGCCAGTCGCGCTCATCACCCTCGTCGTGCTGATCCTGTTCGGCTACATCAACGCGTGTCTCGCAACTGGTCAAGCATGTGTGTTGCGACTCCTGTGCGGGCCGAAAGCACGCGGCGTCGACGCGAACATCCAGCGTCTCATCAACTCGCGCCGTGCTCTCGCCGAGTCGTCAGACGCGGAGCGCCGTCGCATCGAACGGGACCTGCACGACGGCGTACAGCAAGAACTCATCGCACTCGGCGCACGACTGGGAATGATCGGCCTCGAAGTGGACGAGCTCGCCGCGAGAGGCACTGACACCACTCAGCTATTGCGAGCGGTCGACGAAGCCCAGGTTCAGGCGGAGCATGCGATGACGACCCTCCGTGACACGGTCCGCGGGATCCACCCTTCAGTACTCACCGATTACGGACTCCGCGCGGCCCTCGAGGAGCTCGCTGAGCGCAGCGACATTCGAGTGACCGTCGAAGGGAACCCCAGAGTTCACCTCCCCGCCGCACACGAGACCACCGTCTACTATCTGGTCGCAGAGGCCCTCACGAACATCGCCAAGCACGCATCCGCCTCCTCCGCCGTGGTCGCCACCGGCACCGATGGCAAGACGTTCATCGTCACCGTGACCGACAACGGAACAGGCGGTGCCGACAAACGGAACGGAACCGGACTACGAGGACTCACCGAACGTGCAGAGGCTCTCAACGGTCATCTGAAAGTCACAAGCCCCGCCGGCGGACCCACCGTCCTGCGAATGGACCTCCCCCTACCCGAAGAAGGGAACGCCTTGCATGCGAATACTGATCGCTGA